Part of the Labrenzia sp. PHM005 genome is shown below.
GGGATTTGCTTCTGGCAGGGTGAGGATGCATTTGGAGGAAAGCCGGGTTAACCGGGAATCTGAATTGATCAATCCATTGTTGGACCACCAAAGCTGAAACAAAAATTTTTCTTCGGTGCCAGCGAGGCCGGATTCAACATTTTCGACTGGCAGTGATTTGACAAAACAAATTGGCCATCTGGCTGGCCGTCAAGATCTGCTGCTCCGTCACCGGGGGCGTTTTCTGCTGCCTTGGCAAAAATGTCGTCCTGGGCTGCTTCCGCCAACAAGGCCCGCTGGTTGTCGGATAACAAGGATGTCTGATCATGATCGAATAGATGCTGGCAATAAAAATCAAGCAGATAAAGACAGTCACATCTGGCGGCCAAATGAAACAACTGCAGAAATGATTTTTGTTTGGCTGTATACTCAGATGTATACATTCACGAAAATCCCTTGTTCATCGCGAACTGCAGCTTACTCTTAGAGGCTGGGTCATATCACTGTTTCTATTGGTAATATCAAAAACTACAATTTTTCCAGATGATAGTTTCGCCGACGGATTTTTGCGATCGGTTAGACGGTTGGTTATCCGGTTTTCCAATGGTCTGGACGATCCCGGCCAGGCGGACGACGACATGGTCTTGGATGTTACAGGTTGACGGTCGCTGTCCAATTGCGCCTCCGGTCCTTTTCATGCCTTGTCTATAGGTCCGGTCCCAAGACAGTTAAATGCGGTCGGATGTGAGTTTTCTAATATAGGTTGTATTTGTGGTTGTAATTTCTACGTGTCGGGATAAAGTGATTGTATTGCACTTCAGATAGTTATCTCAATTTAAACAATAATTAAGCGGACTTTCCAGACGGGTTCTCTCGCCGCGGCAACGATAAAGTCACAAAAATATTCACAAGAATTAATTCCTATCGTCTAGTGGTTGTGTGAACAAAACGTGTTCAAAAATGCGAGGCGAGACCCAAAATGACGGGCAGGGACGCACAAGTTTTGACGTGGAGTGGACCAGCGCAAAGTTTATGGATGAGCTGGATTGATGATGGGCAGGTCCTGCGCCGCCGGGCGCTGCGTTTGACCCGCGGTGATCGGGAGGCGGCTGAGGATCTTTTGTCTGCGACCTTAATCAAGGCGGTAAGTCATGTGGAAAGAAATGGCACAGACGTGCGCGAACCGCGGGCGTTTTTGCTGTTTGCCATGAAAAACGAGCACATCAGCCGGTTGCGCAAAGAGACGTCAGAGCGGCAGATCCGTGATTTTGGAACCGACATTTATCAAGATCATCAGGCAGGCCTTGCGGACCGCCAGCCGGATCAGGAAAACCTGCTGCGGCATCAAGATGCCCTGCGCGGTGTGCTGGCGATCGTTAATGCATTGACGCCAGAGTTCAAAAGGATTTTCCGGCTGCGGTTTTGCGAAGAATGCAGTTACCGGGAGATTGCCGGCAAGATGGCGATCTCCGAACCTCTTGCCCGCAAACGGGTTCAGCACCTTCGGGAGCATCTGCGGGCAGCTCTTACGGATGAGCGCGGACACGCTACGCCACGCAATAGTATGTCACAGGCGGTGCAATGATGCGTCCATTTCCTTGACGGTGAGAACCGGACATTAGGCCTAATGGATCGCGATCAAGACGGAATAGGATGAAGACATGGCTGACATCGTCAATGCACAAATCACGGATGCAGTGACCCAGACCAACGTCAAGGTGGTTGCAGAAGCACCGGCTCAGGCGATCGCCAGTCTATACCAGGTTGCCAGTCACGCCTCCGGATTGTCCATCCAGAATGCAGTTCACAGCCAGCAAGCCATGAACCAGATCACCACGGCGGTGGTCTCCAAGGCATGCCAGTTGATCATGGACATTGGTGAATCGGCATAATCAACGCCGGCGCGCCAAGCAGGGAGGAATAGGCCATGTTCGGCGCGCTTAAGACAATGATGATCCGCGGTAGGAAGACACCGAAGCCTTCGGAACAGGCGGTGCTGTCAAAGGAAACCGTGCCAGGTCTGTCGCGGGATTCAAACGGCCATTTGAAGCCGGCAGCACAAAAGGACGAGAGTGCCATGGCAGATGACAACAACGGCAAAGGTCCGCCTTCTAACTCCAGCGGTAGGTCAGGAGGAGCAGGTGGCAATGATGGTGCGAATGCAAGTGGCATAGGAACCAATTCCAGTCAGCAAAGCACAAGTACCGGGTCTGCCCCGTCAACGTCAGCCCTGAATCAGCAGGCTGTTCAGGCCGCGGAATTCTCGAACTATGAGAACGCGGACTATGCAGCCACCATGGTTGCAACGCCGCCGGAACTCATGGTTGGGCAAACGACCGGGCTGGCTATCCAAGACGCAGCCAATTACATGAACGCGATTATGCAGATCGCAGTTGCTGCTCAGGCTGTTGCTATAAAAAAAGCAGCCGAGGACCCGGCTCTGGCAGGCGCCGAAGTACCTCTGCTTACCGATATTCAGCAAATGGTGACCCAGGCGGTTACTGTGTACGGAACAGTCAGCACGACAGCTGGTACGTCGGCCAAAACGGTGATCTCGGATTTCAAGGCGGGATCATGACTGTGCTGGCTGAATCACGAGGAGGCTGCCAATGCTGGAATCCAACGATCTCTTCAACAGGCCATCAGAATTTATGTTCAATGGCCCGACTGTAAGGCTATCGCTGACTGTACAGGCTTTCATATGTGAGAACGGGTCGGGACAGGACAAAAAGAACCCAAAAACCGATGACCGGGACACTGAAGAACCTGACCTGCCGCAGACCGGGCCGAAAGAAAAGACGCTTACCGAGGCTTTTGACGACTTAGAAGCTGAAGAGCAAGAAACGGTCAAACGACTGGTTGACCGCATGATCGGGAGAAAACAATGACTGCCCATCTCGCATATGCTTGCCAGGAGATCGATGAACAGCTCCTGGAATGTCTGCTGACCTGGAGTGAAGCAGCAGGTCAGGGACGTGAAAGCGCACAGCTGGCACCGGTCCATGCCCATTATGGACAACGTTCGTCGTCTCTGATTGAGGCTAGAACCGCGATTGAAGCCGCGATCCGAGCCCTTGATGAGGAAACGGCAGACACCGAGGCGAGCGATCTCAGGAAACACTCAGTTCAAAGTGAGGTCCGGGATCAGGAGAAGACTGTCCACGTAACCGTCGACTGCCATTGTGCAGATGTTGAGTGGCGAATGATCCACGTTGAAGGCTCCAGTTCGCGGCCCGACCGGCCGCAGAGACAGAAAGAACGGTGCCGGGGCCAGATCCGGGATTGGAACCGCGACATTCTTGCTTGCCGGCCGATGTCCGCAAGCTTGCCTGTTTCCATGCGCAAAACCACCAAAAGACAATCAGGAATTGGCGGCGTCAATAAAGAGAGCACTGAGACTGCGGAGATAGACCTGGACGCGGCAATTTCTATGGGCCGGACCGAAGCCGCCAGCGAGTATGCAATTGCTGACCCCGGCGACGTTGAACTTACTCCCCAACAGCCGGAAGAGACCTTTGTGAAGGAGCCGGAAAATGGCACGCAAAGCAAGTCAACCAGGTCCCGCAAACGTGGATGATCCGAAAACTTCTGGAGCTGATGTACCGGCCGGCAAAGAGCCGCTGCCGCCACCATCAGCCACCGGCGCCTCCTCAGCGGACGCGGGTGCGGCCAATGCCAGCCTGTCGTCTGAAAATCAGAACTTGGCCGGGAAATCTAAAACCGCTGATCCTGCGGGGACAGGGCAACCAGCTGCTGCAGAACAAGTTCAGCAAGGAGGGCACACATCCGGCCGCGGCACACCGTCCTCGGATCTTTTGAAGCAGATTCTGGAGGGGTTTTTGAAAACTTCGACGCTTCAAACCGATTACCAGACCCTTTACCGCTCACTGCCAGCGGTGGTCGGGATTGCCGCAGAGATCATGAAGAAGAAGGAAGCCGGGGACACGGCCCTGGACGAAGGCATGCAAGCGGTGGAGCGGGTTCTTGGCGATGCCCGGGATAAAGCGGAGCAATTGTCAACGGCCATGTCGGCGCAACAAGCGGCGCTTGAGGAATTGTTGAACAACAAGGCGTCTTTGACGGACCTTCTAAAAGCCAGCCAACAACAAACCAGCGACAAGATAAAAGGTTTGCCGCATTTGGGATTTGAGGCGGCTGCACTAGCCGATCCCAAGGTTGCTTACCAGCTCAACACGCTGATGGGTAACATCAATGCGATGGTCTCCAGGGAGGTT
Proteins encoded:
- a CDS encoding RebB family R body protein, with product MADIVNAQITDAVTQTNVKVVAEAPAQAIASLYQVASHASGLSIQNAVHSQQAMNQITTAVVSKACQLIMDIGESA
- a CDS encoding RNA polymerase sigma factor codes for the protein MSWIDDGQVLRRRALRLTRGDREAAEDLLSATLIKAVSHVERNGTDVREPRAFLLFAMKNEHISRLRKETSERQIRDFGTDIYQDHQAGLADRQPDQENLLRHQDALRGVLAIVNALTPEFKRIFRLRFCEECSYREIAGKMAISEPLARKRVQHLREHLRAALTDERGHATPRNSMSQAVQ